In Pseudomonas sp. PDNC002, the DNA window GCTTTCCTCCATCACGCTGTGCATTTCCTCGGCGGCGGAGGCCAGTTGGCTGGCGGAGTTGCCGATGCCCCGGATGGTCTCGCGCAGCCGCTCCTGCATGTCGGCCAGGGCGTGCAGCAGCTGGGCCGGCTCGTCGCGGCCCTCGATGCTGAAGCGCTGGCTGAGGTCGCCGCTGGCGATGGTCTGGGCGATCCGCACCGCCTGGCCCAGCGGCACGACGATGCTGCGGGTGAGTTGCCAGGCCAGCAGCAGGGTCAGGCCGACGCTGAGCACGAGGATCGCGCTGACCACTAGCCGGCCGCTCTGGAACTGCTCCACCGCGCGGTCCGCGGCGGCGGCTGCGCCATTTCGGTTCAGGTCGATCAGCGTGGTCAGGCGCTTGTTCAGCTCCGCGCCCTGCTGGGCGATGTTGCCGTTGAGGATGTGCAGCGCGCCTTCGTTGTCGTTCTGCCGGACCTTCTCGACCATCTGGTCGACGAAGCCGAGGTAGCCGTCCAGCGCCTGGCGCAGCTCATCGGTGCGCTGTTGTTCCTCGGGGCTGAGGATCAGCCGGCGATAGTCGGCGAGGACCTTGTCCTTGTCCTGGCGCGCTTCGGCGATCAGGTCGAGGCTGTGCTGGCGCGCGGTGGCGTCCTGGTTGACCAGCAGGCGCATGGATTCCAGGCGGATGCGGGCGATGTCGCCCGATAGCTGGTTCATGTGGTTGATGCTCAGCAGCCAGTTGCTGTCGATCTCCTCCGAGGCGGCGCGCAGGGTCGATAGCTTGTACAGCGAGAACAGGCCGAGAAACACCAGCAGCAGGCCCATGACGGCAAAGCCCAGGGAGGCGCGGCGACCAATAGTCATGCTTCTGAACATCGTGAATTTCCCTTTTTCTTCATCCATTGTGTTCGGCGTGCCATCAGTGATGGCGCATTGATATTATTGGCGCCAAAAAACCGCGGCAGTGGCAAAACAGGACTAGCAGACGAAATTCCTGTCCGCTCAAGGCAGGGGGGATGATTCAGACGAGCGTCAGCCACGCCAGCACGGCGTAGCGCCCGACCTTGGCCAGCGTGACCAGGGCGAGGAAGCGCCAGAGTGGCTCACGCATGACGCCGGCGATCAGGGTCAGCGGATCGCCGATGATCGGCGCCCAGCTCAGCAACAGCGACCAGCAGCCGAAACGCTGGTAATGGCGCTGCGCTTTTTCCAGCGCCTGCGCGCTGACTGGGAACCAGCGCCGGTCACGCCAACGCTCTATGCCGCGCCCCAGCAGCCAGTTCAGCAACGAGCCGAGCACGTTGCCCAGGCTGGCGGCCAGCAGCAGCGTCCACAGCGGGTACTGGCCGCCGAGCAGCAGGCCGACGAGCACGGCCTCGGACTGCAAGGGCAGCAGGGTGGCGGCGATGAACGCGGAGAGGAAAAGACCGGCGTGGGCGGCCAGGGCGAGGCTGAGCATTGGGCGTGATAACAGGCGGGTAAAAGAGAGACAGAAATTGATGAACTGGCGTACTAAAAATTCGGAATAAAGAGACGAGGTTCCGGCGTCTACGGATACTATATGTCCTATCTTGCTGAGGATTTAGTACGAATTTACATTCGCCGCTACCACCCGCGCGAATGCATCATCCGTCGGCATGTCACGCTCATCTTCTGGGGAATGCTGTGAAGAACTGGACTCTACGCCAACGCATCCTGGCCAGCTTTGCCGTCGTCATCGCGATCATGCTGCTGATGGTGGTGATTTCCTACACCCGCTTGCTACGCGTGGAAGCCAGTACCCAACGGGTCAGCGAAGACGCCATGCCCGGTACCTACGCGCTGACGACCGTGCGTTCGGCCTGGACCGACAGCATCCTGCTGACCCAGGTCCTGGTCGGCCTGAGCGACGGAAAGGCGCTGGACGACGCCCGCCGCCAGGAATTCCGTGCCAACCACGACGTGCTGGTCGAGCGCATCACCCTCTACGAGCGCACCGTTAGCGACCTGCGCGACAAGGAACTGCTCGCCCACTTCAAGCAGCAGGTGACGGAGTACGACAATCTCCTGGCCCAGGTGCTGCAGCTCTATACCACTGACCGCGATGCTTCGCGCCACCTGTTGCTGGAAAGCCTGGAGCCGAAGTGGGAAGAAGGCCGCAAGACCCTCAACCAACTGATCTCGCTGAACAAGGAAATCGCCGACGCCGCGGCGGACAACATCGTGACCGAGGTGACCAACGCCAAGGTGGTCATG includes these proteins:
- a CDS encoding methyl-accepting chemotaxis protein, with amino-acid sequence MFRSMTIGRRASLGFAVMGLLLVFLGLFSLYKLSTLRAASEEIDSNWLLSINHMNQLSGDIARIRLESMRLLVNQDATARQHSLDLIAEARQDKDKVLADYRRLILSPEEQQRTDELRQALDGYLGFVDQMVEKVRQNDNEGALHILNGNIAQQGAELNKRLTTLIDLNRNGAAAAADRAVEQFQSGRLVVSAILVLSVGLTLLLAWQLTRSIVVPLGQAVRIAQTIASGDLSQRFSIEGRDEPAQLLHALADMQERLRETIRGIGNSASQLASAAEEMHSVMEESGRTLQQQSDQIEMAATAVNQMTSAVEEVASNAASTSAASREAIDAARSGSERVDETSSAIGTLAGEVGSASQQAETLANQAQDIGKVLEVIRSVAEQTNLLALNAAIEAARAGEAGRGFAVVADEVRSLAQRTQSSTREIEELVSAIQNGSDRTVAALLSSTAHAERTVSRTGEAGASLQVILERMSLINERNLVIASATEEQAQVAREVDRNLLAIRDLATQTSAGATQTSAASQELSRLAVDLNGMVARFVV
- a CDS encoding YqaA family protein, which gives rise to MLSLALAAHAGLFLSAFIAATLLPLQSEAVLVGLLLGGQYPLWTLLLAASLGNVLGSLLNWLLGRGIERWRDRRWFPVSAQALEKAQRHYQRFGCWSLLLSWAPIIGDPLTLIAGVMREPLWRFLALVTLAKVGRYAVLAWLTLV